A genomic window from Peromyscus maniculatus bairdii isolate BWxNUB_F1_BW_parent chromosome 1, HU_Pman_BW_mat_3.1, whole genome shotgun sequence includes:
- the LOC121825697 gene encoding uncharacterized protein LOC121825697 has product MRTRLTRTPCPSRLCAKLTRPSPAPTSPHPNTRNRPFYPTTRRRRLLLGQLGTTTSKKHRDKKRLPIGRHCDDSRAPVRPESAISACPETTFLKMCRSQPAPSWHPVAKGALLILDHISHVSRGESVHRVQAAPTEARRSQWKEEKRDSVLVTEPCEDLAASSSNALDSLLPPPQTTPAPAYLQQAVSTKVEVSWHMSVIQNLHLFHPFAGTTKDGDLPPAATEESGYPCGNSSQQEDPYHCPRDQIAGGCAKKKLLKVFKKKFACSGPVVEHPGMRKQFSYMLTSTRTYTSS; this is encoded by the exons ATGCGCACAAGGCTCACCCGGACTCCATGCCCCAGCAGGCTTTGCGCCAAACTCACCcgtccctcccccgcccccacgtCCCCTCACCCCAACACTCGGAATCGCCCGTTCTACCCAACAactcgccgccgccgcctcctcctcggCCAGCTGGGAACTACAACTTCCAAGAAGCATCGCGACAAAAAGCGGCTTCCCATTGGCCGTCACTGCGATGACTCTCGTGCGCCGGTGCGTCCGGAGTCAGCCATCTCTGCCTGCCCAGAAACTACGTTTCTCAAGATGTGCAGAAGCCAACCTGCTCCCTCTTGGCACCCCGTTGCGAAAGGGGCGCTTCTAATTTTGGACCACATCTCCCATGTTTCGCGTG gtgAATCTGTGCACCGCGTGCAAGCGGcacccacggaggccagaag ATCCcagtggaaagaagaaaaaagagactcAGTTCTTGTCACGGAGCCATGTGAGGACTTAGCTGCCTCCTCCTCTAATGCCCTTGACTCTCTGTTGCCCCCACCCCAGACTACTCCAGCCCCTGCCTACCTTCAGCAGGCTGTTTCCACTAAAGTTGAGGTATCGTGGCATATGTCTGTTATCCAGAACCTCCACCTTTTCCATCCCTTTGCTGGTACAACTAAGGATGGTGACCTGCCTCCTGCTGCTACCGAGGAGTCTGGATACCCATGTGGTAATTCATCACAGCAGGAAGACCCTTACCACTGTCCAAGGGATCAGATCGCTGGTGGCTGTGCTAAAAAGAAACTCCTGAAGGTGTTTAAGAAGAAATTCGCCTGCAGTGGTCCTGTGGTTGAACATCCAGGGATGAGGAAGCAATTCAGCTACATGCTGACCAGCACAAGAACATACACCAGTTCCTGA